AGGATGTGGATCTTATCCTTAACTTAAGATTAGGCGGAGATATTGTCGGTAAAGCGTTAAAAATTCCGATCATTTATAAGGGAAAATTTAAACAATCAATTCCTTATATAGATCCGATTTGGTTAGGCTCGGTGTTTGCGGGGAGCACAATTTTCGCCCCATTTTTTACTCTGGTTGGCGGTCCTTACGGAGGAGGAATTGCTGGGTCAGTCGTATCAGAATATGTAAGAGACGCTTGGGAAGGATTTAAAGGACTGTTCGCATCTAAGGAAAAAAACAAAAAGAAATAACCTAGACATCTTAAGGAGATTCTTTTCATGAAACCAAAATTATTCATTCGTATCACATCGATTTTGATTTTTATCTTCGCAGTCGGACATTCCATCGGACACTTTACGAGATATAATACGGCCGATTCTCAGGCTCTGAATACGATTTCCGCAATGCAAAAAACCAAAATCCCAATGGAAGGCGTCGCAAAGTCTTACGATCAATTTTATACGGGAATGAGTTTAAACTTAAGTATTTTCTTGATTTCGTTGACGATTCTTCTATGGTTCTTATCGAATCTTACCGAATCAAATCCGCAAACGACGTTGAAACTTTTAATTCCGATTTTCTTTTGTATCTTTTGTTTCAGTGTCACGGGCTTTGTTTATTTTTTCCTCGCGCCCGCCTTAATCTCCTCATTAGGAACCTTTTCTCTTTTGGTAAGTATGATCCTTTTGAAAAAGTCCTAAACACTCGTTAAAGATACCCGAGAAATCGGTACGGTTTT
The nucleotide sequence above comes from Leptospira weilii. Encoded proteins:
- a CDS encoding LIC_13387 family protein; the protein is MKPKLFIRITSILIFIFAVGHSIGHFTRYNTADSQALNTISAMQKTKIPMEGVAKSYDQFYTGMSLNLSIFLISLTILLWFLSNLTESNPQTTLKLLIPIFFCIFCFSVTGFVYFFLAPALISSLGTFSLLVSMILLKKS